The Nitrosomonas sp. genomic sequence CGCAAATCTGTAAGCAATCCAGTTTTTTCAATGGTGCGTTTAAAGCGCCGCATAGCGACTTCAAATGGTTCGTTTTCCTTAAGTTTAACAGTTGTCATAAAGTAATGATTCCTTCCGGCTTTCTTTAAATTGGGGGATCCCAGCGATTTTCATTTCTTGACCACTGCTTATTGGTCAAGGCTTTGAAAGCTGGCTAATATACCACCAATCGATCATTATGCGAAGCGTGACGATCAGCAAAGAAAAAATGAAGTACAAGCTATTGAAGAATAGCGTTTATCCCCTGATTATCTGCAAGCTGAATTACCTGCCTTTTGCCTGGATGTTAACAAACCTATTCACGCGGCAAGTCAGCACATAGAGACAGATTCAGTCTATTGCGATGATGACTGATCATTTCGATTACTATTTTCCTGCGGCCCCGGCAGGTCACCCGGCCACGTCGAAAAAGGAAACGGTCGCTGTTCACTGTTGAACGTCAGAAAAAGAATAATCTGATATTCATAAATCGCCAACTGACGACCCAGCCAAAGCAGCTGTTTATTCATCTGACCCGTGAAAGCAATGGCACCAAACTGAAATAAAGATACGGCGATAACCAGAAACTTTACTGCTCCCTGAATAAAAAAGAAGAGCAACATAAATAGCGCACGTATCCAGGTTTCACTTGCCTGTAGCCTTTGTTTAACTTCCTCTTTCATCATTACTTCCTTACAAAAGGTAATTTTTTGATGGGAATTGCTAAAGTGTGCTGCCAGTTTGCTTATCCAGAATGGTCAGTATTTCCCTAAGAAAATGCAGTGACCAGATAACGCCAAAACCAGTCACATCGGTACTGACTGCACCAAGCCCTCCCTTATGATTACAAGCAGATAAATCCAGATGTATCCAAGGTACATCCTCAACAAAATGTCGTAAAAAACAGGCCGCAAGAATATGATCATAATCACCCTCAATCATGCACTGTTTGATGTCAGCAATCTTACTTTCAAGATCAACTTCATAATCTTTGTCGACTGGAAAGACGCAAACCCGCTCGCCGCTGGTTTGGCCAACCATTACCGCATTTTGAGCCAAGTAATCACGATTGGTAAAAATACCACTGTATCGCGATCCCAGAGCAGTGATCAGGCTGCCAGTCAGCGTTGCGTAGTCAATAATTAAATCGGGTTTCTCCTTTGCAGCCAGTGCCAGCGTATCCGCCAGAACCAGCCTTCCTTCTGCATCGGTGTGCATAATTTCAATGGTCGTACCATTCAAGGCGGTAATCACATCATTTTGTTTGAATGCCTGCGGACCAATATGGTTTTGGGCAATGGCGAGCCAGCAATCGATATTAATTGGCAGATTCGAGCGCGTTGCCGCCAGCAGCACGCCCAGCGCCACCGCGGAACCATTCATATCCTCATGCATGCCATACATATATTTAGCGGGCTTAAGATTATGTCCACCGGTGTCAAAACAAATACCCTTTCCAACCAGCGCGATAGTTTTATCAGATTGCTCCTTGCCGATTCTTCTGCGTAAATGAACAATAGCTGCATCCTGCACAGGGCTGCCTTGCGCAACCGCAACAAAGGCCCCTGCACCCAGCTCACGCAACTGATCAAACGTATATTCTTCATATTGCCAGCTCTCACAGGCAGCAAGCTTCTTGATTTGCTCTCGATACGCACCAGGGCTCAGCTCATTGGGAGGCAATACTGTCAATCCCCTTGCCAAAAAATTTCCCTCTGCCTGTGCCCGCTGAATAAAAAATGCGTCCATATCTACAAACCCGTAGAGATGCATATGTTCAAGCGGTTTTTTTCCAGGTTGACGCTTGCGAACAGGCAGCCCCGCACCATTGATCCAGCCAATTGATACCGCCAACTCCGCCAATGATCGCTTTTGAGAAGCCAACCCATAAACGGCGATATGGACTTCGGCAGGGTTTTCTCCCAGCAATAATTGCCAGGCAGAACGCATGATGGTTTGCTGCTCGAAGATAGACTGATTCAGATCAATCATTACCCAAGCACATAATGCTCCATTCACCAAATTGGCCGATACCGGCTGCTCACTGATACTACTCAGTAATTTGTTACGGCGCGTTAATAAATCATGCAGGACTGATTCGCCAGGAAGCTGATATTTTTTCTGAATTTTGTCCGATTTTGGCAGCACAACCAGCAAATGTGTGGGTTTAACAGTATCGTCAATGGGGTTGTTATGTTGTGTCAGCGTTGCTAGCATGCATTTTCCAGTGGACAGAATATCCGGTAAGTAGAATACGACAAACCTTGTATTATAGCCATCTCACTTAAGAGTCAGGACTATTCATGCTTCAATATCAGAACTTGATGCGCCATGTACTAGTAAATGGCCGCAAAAAAACAGACCGAACTGGCACAGGTACTTTGTCAGTTTTTGGTTATCAAATGCGTTTTGATCTGGCAGCAGGGTTTCCGCTGGTTACCACCAAGAAGTGTCATGCACGATCGATCATTCATGAACTACTTTGGTTCCTGCGAGGCGAAACCAACATTCACTATCTCAAACAAAATGGCGTCTCTATCTGGGATGAATGGGCAGATAAACACGGTGACCTGGGGCCGGTTTATGGTCGTCAATGGAGATCCTGGACTACTTCCGATGGCACATCAATCGATCAGATTTCACAAGTTATCACCCAGATAAAAAAGAATTCAGATTCTCGTCGTCTACTGGTTTGTGCTTGGAATGTCGGTGATCTGGACAAAATGCGGCTGGCTCCCTGCCATGTAATATTTCAGTTTTATGTGGCGGATGGCAGACTCTCCTGCCAACTTTATCAGCGTAGCGCGGACATATTTCTCGGCGTGCCGTTCAATATTGCTTCTTACTCATTACTCACCATGATGGTTGCACAATGCTGCGGACTGCAACCTGGCGAATTCATTCACACCTTTGGCGATGCACATCTATACCTGAATCATCTCGATCAGGCACACGAACAGCTTCGTCGCGAACCAAAGACGCTGCCTACCATGACGCTTAATCCAGATATCACCAATATCTTTGCTTTCAACTATGATGATTTCACGCTGCACCATTATGATCCCCATCCCGCCATTCCAGCCCCGGTTGCGGTATGACATCACCTCATCTGGCCATTTTGGCTGCCGTTGCAACTAACCGGGTAATTGGCATCAACAATACCCTGCCCTGGCATTTGCCAGCCGATCTAAAACACTTTAAGGCTTTAACCCTCGGACAGATCGTAGTGATGGGGCGCCGCACATTCGAATCAATTGGCCGACCTTTGCCAGAGCGCACCAATGTTGTGCTTACCCGCCAGCAGAATCTGGTACTGCCCGGAATTGTTACAGCCCAATCAATTCATGATGTACTCGGTCAGTTTGCAAATGACCCACGCTCTATATTTATTATTGGCGGCGCACAGATTTATCAAGACAGCCTGCCGTTATGTCAGAGGCTCTATCTGACTGAAATTCAACAACCATTCGTGGGGGATACCTTCTTTCCGGTATTGAATGGCAACGAATGGCGCGAGCTCTCCCGTATAGTCAACCACGACAGTTCAGGTATCGTGCCAGAGTTTCACTTCGTTGTGCTGGAACGAAATTACTGAGTACTGCGAGTTTCACCAACATCATTACGTATTAACTGATTTACCTTCCAGTCGCGATCCGTAACTGCCGCTGCTTTTTAACCATCCCCTATTTTTTAGAGTGGGCTTTCAACATGACCACAAAAAATCATAACCAAGATTATTAGTTTTCAAGCTTATTTCTGAGAACGGCATTGACCTGTGCAGGATTTGCCTGACCTTTGGAGAGTTTCATAATCTGACCAACCAGCGCATTGAAAGCTTTTTCCTTACCAGCACGAAAATCTGTTACCAGTTGGGGATGCGCGACCAGAGCATCATCGATCATTTTCTCGATCAATGTATTATCCGATATTTGATTTAGCCCCTTGGCGGCAATAATATTGTCAGCTGTACTGTTACTATTTTTCCATAAATCATCAAAAACAGTTTTAGCAATTTTGCCGGAGAGCGTGCCATCAGTCACACGTCTTAACAGCCCGGCCAATTGCTGACTACTGACCGGACATTCACTGATCTCAATACCTTCCTGATTGAGTCGCTTGCTAACTTCTCCCATCACCCAGTTGGCGCACAGCTTGCCTTGACTCGGCAATAAATCCAGGGCACGTTCGAAATAATCGGAAATTTCACGACTACCTGTCAATACAGCCGCATCATAACTGGATAGCCCAAAGTCATGGCAGTAACGATCACGCCGGGCCTCGGGCAATTCGGGCAATTCTTGTCGGATACGGTTGATCCATTCGTCAGGGATAACTACTGGCAGCAAATCCGGATCGGGAAAATAACGGTAATCGTGTGCATCTTCCTTGCTGCGCATAGTGCGGGTTTCATTCTTTGTCGAATCATACAAACGAGTTTCCTGAATGATGCGCCCACCATCCTCCAGAATATCAATTTGCCTTGCAACTTCGTAATCAATTGCCTTCTCCAGAAAACGGAAAGAGTTGAGATTCTTGATCTCACAACGGGTGCCGAGCTTCTCCGAACCCATGGGACGCACCGAAACGTTGGCATCACAACGGAATGAGCCTTCCTGCATGTTGCCATCACAGATACCGATCCAGCGCACGAGGGAATGCAGAGATTTGGCATAAGCAACGGCCTCAGCGCTGCTGCGCATATCTGGTTCGGAGACAATTTCCAGTAATGGCGTGCCCGCGCGATTCAGATCGATCCCGGTCATGCCATGAAAATCCTCATGCAAGGATTTTCCGGCATCTTCTTCCAGATGCGCGCGTGTCAGACGAATGGTTTTCTCACCATTTTCCAGCAAAACCTTGACATGCCCGCCTTCGACGATAGGATCATCAAGCTGGCTGATCTGATAGCCTTTGGGTAGATCCGGGTAAAAATAATTTTTGCGTGCAAAAATAGATGGGGAATTGATCCGGGCATTGATCGCGAGTCCAAAGCGTATTGCTCGCTCGACCGCACCCAGGTTCAGTACTGGCAATACGCCTGGCAGCGCCAGATCTACCGCACAGGCCTGGGTATTAGGTGGCGCACCGTATGCGATGGCAGCCCCTGAAAAAATCTTGGACTGAGTTGAAAGTTGTGTATGTACTTCAAGGCCAATGACGATTTCCCATTGCATGTTATTTGTATCCTTTTGCCAGCAAATATCAGTAATAGCTTAGACTGCGCCTAATATGTGAAATGTGCAGCCGCTGCGAGCGTACAGTATTTCAATCCCATTTTCAAACGTAAAAAATGCTAAAAACAATCTTTTATAATTCGAAGGAGCGTATTCATGGAAGGTCAAAACATCGTTAACCGCAATATTGAAGTATTGTTTATGCCAATACGTGTAGGTGCAATAGAATTGCCCAACCGCGTGGTGATGGCACCGTTGACTCGTAACCGTGCCGGTGCGGGCAATACACCTACTGATCTCAACGCTCAATATTACGCCCAGCGCGCAACAGCCGGTCTGATTATCGCCGAAGCCACGCAGATCTGCCCCGAGGGACAAGGGTATATCGCCACACCGGGAATTTATTCCTCCGAGCAAATAGCGGGATGGAAAAGAGTAACTGCCGCTGTTCATGCCAAGGGCGGGCGCATCGTACTGCAGCTGTGGCATGTAGGCCGTATTTCCCATACTTCATTGCAACCGGATGGCAAGGCACCGGTTGCGCCCTCGGCGATTCGCGCTCATGCCAAGGTTTTTACTGCGGAAGGGTTTGTTGATGTTTCTACGCCACGGGCGCTGGCATTGAGTGAAATTCCGGATCTGGTTAAGACATATCGACAGGCAGCGGTCAATGCCAGAGAAGCCGGATTCGATGGGGTTGAAATTCATGCGGCCAACGGCTATTTGCTCGATCAGTTCTTGCGCGACCAAACCAATCAGAGAAATGACGCATATGGTGGCAGTATCGAAAATCGTATCCGGTTATTGTCAGAGGTATGCGAGGCCGTGGCCGGTGCAATAAATGCCGATCGCGTTGGTGTGAGATTGTCGCCATTGACTTCGTTTGGCGATATCGCCGACAGCAACCCTCAAATATTGTTCAATCGGGTGGTGGCGCGTCTTTCGGAATTGAGAATCGCCTATGTTCACGTCATCGAGGGTGAAACGGGGGGCGACCGCAATCCACAACCGTTTGATTATGTCGCCATGCGTGGATCATTTTCTGGCGCGTGGATCGTCAACAATGGCTATGACCGGACCATGGCGATCGATGCGGTTGCCAGTGGGCGGGCAACTGCCATAGGGTTTGGCAGTTTGTTCATCGCCAACCCGGATCTGCCACGGCGGCTACGTGAGAACGCCGCGCTCAATTCGCCTGATCCCGCCACCTTCTACGGGGGCAGCGCGCAGGGTTACACCGATTATCCTGCGCTGGAATAAGTGGTTGAAGCGAGACCGGTCTATTATGAAGAATGAACTAAATAGCAGGCTCGCGCTGATGCCAATCAGTTACTTGTTGATAAGCATGTGCGACATTCAGCATGCGGGATTCCTGAAAATAATTGCCAATGATATGCAGTCCCACTGGCCGATTCTTCTCGCCAAACCCGACAGGAATTGACATACCAGGCAATCCAGCCAGATTGACGCCACTGGTGTAGATATCTGACAGGTACATCTGGATAGGATCGTCATTTTTTTCACCAATATCGAAAGCAACAGCCGGTGAAGTCGGACCCATGATCAGGTCACATTGCTTGAATGCCTCCTGAAAATCATTAGCAATCAAACGACGCAATTTTTGCGCCTGCAGATAATAGGCATCATAGTAGCCATGTGATAGCACATAAGCACCAATTAGAATACGGCGCTTGACTTCCGCGCCAAATCCCTGCGTGCGGGTTTTGCGGTACATGTCCTCGAGATCACGGTATTCAGCCGCCCGATAACCATAACGCACACCATCAAAGCGAGAAAGGTTGCTGGAAGCTTCGGCAGGCGCCAAAACGTAATAGACCGGTATAGCAAGATTACTGTTTGGCAGGGAAATATCTACGAACGTCACACCCAGTTTGCGATATTCCGCAAAAGCGGTTTCGATAGCACGGGCAACATCGGCTGTCAGGCCATGACTAAAAAATTCACGGGGCAATCCAACACGTAAATTATTGACAGGCTCTGCCAGCGCACCAGTGTAATCCTCAGTTTTACGCTGCAAACTGGTCGAATCACGCTCGTCAAATCCCACCATAGCATTCAACAGCAGCGCCAGATCTTCCGCTGATTTTGCCATCGGGCCACCCTGATCAAGACTGGATGCAAAAGCGATCATACCGTAACGCGACACCAATCCATATGTAGGCTTGATGCCGCTGATACCACATAATGCGGCTGGTTGACGAATAGAACCTCCGGTATCCGTACCAGTGGCTGCTGGCGCCATTCTCGCTGCAACGGCACTGGCAGAACCTCCAGAACTGCCACCGGGAACGGCAGCGATATCCCAGGGATTCCTGACCGGCCCGTAAAACGAAGTCTCGTTGCTGGAGCCCATCGCAAATTCATCCATATTGGTTTTTCCCAGATTAACCATACCCGCCTGATTAAGGCGAGCGACAACAGTCGCATCATAGGGAGACACAAAGTTGGACAACATTTTCGAACCACAGGTGGTCAACCAGCCCTGAGCACAAAAAATATCCTTTTGCGCGATCGGTATCCCAGTGAGTGGCGTATTTCGCCCAGAAGCAATCATTTCATCTGCCTGCTTTGCCCGAATCAGGCTTTTTTCCTCGTCCAGCGTAATAAACGCATTAAGCTGTGGATTAAGGGCGTTAGTACGATCCAGGAAAATCTGAGTCAACTCGGTGCTGGAGATTTTTTGTGCGGCAAGTAACGCAGATAATTGCTTGAGACTGGCATTAAGCATGGTGATCAATCAATAAGTCAGGATAGGGTAGGAAATAAACTCAGGAACTCAAACACTATTCAATCACTTTAGGCACCAGATAAAGTTCTGCTTCAACCTGGGGGGCGATGGACTGAAATAACTGACGCTGATCAGTTTCTGTGACCTGATCCTCCCGCAAGCGTTGTACCATATCCTGCGCATGACTCATTGGAGCAACGCCGGTCGTATCAACCTGCTGCATCTGCGCGATCAGATCAAAAATAGCGGATAACTGCTTCAGCGTCTGCTGCGCTTCCTGCTCGCTGGTTTCAATCTGCGCGAGCTTGGCGGTACGGTTGATATCATCGATGGAAAGAGTCATTTTTATCAGAATTTATTATCAATAATTAATCCGTTATACCAATCATATTTTCGGCAAAGTAACGCCCTGCTGAAACTGATATTTACCACTGCGATCCTTGTAAGAAGTTTCACAAACCTCATCAGATTCAAAAAAAATAACCTGTGCAACCCCTTCATTGGCATAAATTTT encodes the following:
- a CDS encoding DUF4389 domain-containing protein encodes the protein MKEEVKQRLQASETWIRALFMLLFFFIQGAVKFLVIAVSLFQFGAIAFTGQMNKQLLWLGRQLAIYEYQIILFLTFNSEQRPFPFSTWPGDLPGPQENSNRNDQSSSQ
- a CDS encoding leucyl aminopeptidase family protein; translated protein: MLATLTQHNNPIDDTVKPTHLLVVLPKSDKIQKKYQLPGESVLHDLLTRRNKLLSSISEQPVSANLVNGALCAWVMIDLNQSIFEQQTIMRSAWQLLLGENPAEVHIAVYGLASQKRSLAELAVSIGWINGAGLPVRKRQPGKKPLEHMHLYGFVDMDAFFIQRAQAEGNFLARGLTVLPPNELSPGAYREQIKKLAACESWQYEEYTFDQLRELGAGAFVAVAQGSPVQDAAIVHLRRRIGKEQSDKTIALVGKGICFDTGGHNLKPAKYMYGMHEDMNGSAVALGVLLAATRSNLPINIDCWLAIAQNHIGPQAFKQNDVITALNGTTIEIMHTDAEGRLVLADTLALAAKEKPDLIIDYATLTGSLITALGSRYSGIFTNRDYLAQNAVMVGQTSGERVCVFPVDKDYEVDLESKIADIKQCMIEGDYDHILAACFLRHFVEDVPWIHLDLSACNHKGGLGAVSTDVTGFGVIWSLHFLREILTILDKQTGSTL
- a CDS encoding thymidylate synthase; protein product: MLQYQNLMRHVLVNGRKKTDRTGTGTLSVFGYQMRFDLAAGFPLVTTKKCHARSIIHELLWFLRGETNIHYLKQNGVSIWDEWADKHGDLGPVYGRQWRSWTTSDGTSIDQISQVITQIKKNSDSRRLLVCAWNVGDLDKMRLAPCHVIFQFYVADGRLSCQLYQRSADIFLGVPFNIASYSLLTMMVAQCCGLQPGEFIHTFGDAHLYLNHLDQAHEQLRREPKTLPTMTLNPDITNIFAFNYDDFTLHHYDPHPAIPAPVAV
- a CDS encoding dihydrofolate reductase, which encodes MTSPHLAILAAVATNRVIGINNTLPWHLPADLKHFKALTLGQIVVMGRRTFESIGRPLPERTNVVLTRQQNLVLPGIVTAQSIHDVLGQFANDPRSIFIIGGAQIYQDSLPLCQRLYLTEIQQPFVGDTFFPVLNGNEWRELSRIVNHDSSGIVPEFHFVVLERNY
- the gatB gene encoding Asp-tRNA(Asn)/Glu-tRNA(Gln) amidotransferase subunit GatB produces the protein MQWEIVIGLEVHTQLSTQSKIFSGAAIAYGAPPNTQACAVDLALPGVLPVLNLGAVERAIRFGLAINARINSPSIFARKNYFYPDLPKGYQISQLDDPIVEGGHVKVLLENGEKTIRLTRAHLEEDAGKSLHEDFHGMTGIDLNRAGTPLLEIVSEPDMRSSAEAVAYAKSLHSLVRWIGICDGNMQEGSFRCDANVSVRPMGSEKLGTRCEIKNLNSFRFLEKAIDYEVARQIDILEDGGRIIQETRLYDSTKNETRTMRSKEDAHDYRYFPDPDLLPVVIPDEWINRIRQELPELPEARRDRYCHDFGLSSYDAAVLTGSREISDYFERALDLLPSQGKLCANWVMGEVSKRLNQEGIEISECPVSSQQLAGLLRRVTDGTLSGKIAKTVFDDLWKNSNSTADNIIAAKGLNQISDNTLIEKMIDDALVAHPQLVTDFRAGKEKAFNALVGQIMKLSKGQANPAQVNAVLRNKLEN
- a CDS encoding alkene reductase, coding for MEGQNIVNRNIEVLFMPIRVGAIELPNRVVMAPLTRNRAGAGNTPTDLNAQYYAQRATAGLIIAEATQICPEGQGYIATPGIYSSEQIAGWKRVTAAVHAKGGRIVLQLWHVGRISHTSLQPDGKAPVAPSAIRAHAKVFTAEGFVDVSTPRALALSEIPDLVKTYRQAAVNAREAGFDGVEIHAANGYLLDQFLRDQTNQRNDAYGGSIENRIRLLSEVCEAVAGAINADRVGVRLSPLTSFGDIADSNPQILFNRVVARLSELRIAYVHVIEGETGGDRNPQPFDYVAMRGSFSGAWIVNNGYDRTMAIDAVASGRATAIGFGSLFIANPDLPRRLRENAALNSPDPATFYGGSAQGYTDYPALE
- the gatA gene encoding Asp-tRNA(Asn)/Glu-tRNA(Gln) amidotransferase subunit GatA: MLNASLKQLSALLAAQKISSTELTQIFLDRTNALNPQLNAFITLDEEKSLIRAKQADEMIASGRNTPLTGIPIAQKDIFCAQGWLTTCGSKMLSNFVSPYDATVVARLNQAGMVNLGKTNMDEFAMGSSNETSFYGPVRNPWDIAAVPGGSSGGSASAVAARMAPAATGTDTGGSIRQPAALCGISGIKPTYGLVSRYGMIAFASSLDQGGPMAKSAEDLALLLNAMVGFDERDSTSLQRKTEDYTGALAEPVNNLRVGLPREFFSHGLTADVARAIETAFAEYRKLGVTFVDISLPNSNLAIPVYYVLAPAEASSNLSRFDGVRYGYRAAEYRDLEDMYRKTRTQGFGAEVKRRILIGAYVLSHGYYDAYYLQAQKLRRLIANDFQEAFKQCDLIMGPTSPAVAFDIGEKNDDPIQMYLSDIYTSGVNLAGLPGMSIPVGFGEKNRPVGLHIIGNYFQESRMLNVAHAYQQVTDWHQREPAI
- the gatC gene encoding Asp-tRNA(Asn)/Glu-tRNA(Gln) amidotransferase subunit GatC produces the protein MTLSIDDINRTAKLAQIETSEQEAQQTLKQLSAIFDLIAQMQQVDTTGVAPMSHAQDMVQRLREDQVTETDQRQLFQSIAPQVEAELYLVPKVIE